The window CGCCCTGGAAGACCATTTCGAATTGTACGAGTTCCCCAATGACCTGGCCCGCTGGTGTTGGGACGCCCTTGGCGATCGGGAACTGGCGGAGGAGCTGGCGCTTTTGAATCCCTACGCCCGTCAGAGCATCGAAGGGGCCCGCGCAGAAGTGGTCGACGTGTTGGAGGACCATTTGTGGGCGCTGGAGCGGGTTCCCTGGTGCCGGCCCGGTCTGGAACTCCACCTGGTCGAGTCGCGGCTCGTAGCCTTTGACACAGGGGAACGGTTTTCGACGCTCGCCGGGCTGGTCGAGGCACTCCCGCGCATGTCGCGGCGTTCGCTCTTCTACCACGTTCACGAGGCTTATCGCCGTAAGAACGTCGACGATTTTTCGACTTGGCTCGCGAAGATCGAAGCCCCGGAGGAACTGGTCCACCGCGTGCGGAAAATCGACTTCTATTTCCTCAACCTCAACCAATTGCGCGAGCAGTTGCTGGAACATCTGTGCGCGTTTCTCGCGGAGCCGAAGGCGATCCTGGGAGGTGCCGCATGAGCCTGTTGACTCGCTACGAAGAAGTCGTCGGGCGCTATGAAATCGAGCGCTTGCGGCGGCTTGGTTCGCGCCTGGCCGGCAAGCGGATCGTGCATGTCAATTCGACGCGCCAGGGGGGCGGCGTCGCCGAGATTCTCGGCTGGATGATTCCCCTGATGGTCGAGCTGGGAATCGACACCCGCTGGGAAGTCCTGCAGGGAACGGCTGATTTCTACCGGGTCACCAAAGCGTTTCACAACGGAATGCAAGGGCTGCCGGTCAACTTGCGAGCCGCCGATTACCAGTTGCACATGGACATCAACGAGGCGAATGCCCGACGGTTGGATCTGCAGGCTGACGTGGTATTCGTGCATGACCCACAGCCGATTTTTCTGCCGCACTTCACTCCGCCGGGCAAGGTAGGCCGCTGGGTATGGCGCTGCCATATCGATGCCTCGCGGCCGCATCGCGGTGTGTGGAAGCATTTGAGCCAGGCGGTCGTGGACTACGAGGCGACGATTTTCTCGATGGCTTCCTTCACACGCCCCATCCATCGGCCGATGTTCCTCATTCCTCCGTCGATCGATCCTTTGGCCGTCAAGAATCTGCCGATGGATGACGCCGAGCGTATCGCCATCCTGGAGCGGCTGGGAATCCATCCGGAACGTCCCATGCTGCTTCAAGTCTCGCGTTTCGACCGCTTCAAGGATCCACTGGGAGTCATCGAGGCGTTCCGGCTCGTCAAGCCTTCGCATCCGGAGTTGCAATTGGTGCTGGTAGGCGGCCCGGCTGATGACGATCCCGAAGGGGCCGAAGTCCTGGCCGAGGTCATGGACCGAGCCGGCGACGATCCCGACTTGCACGTACTCTTGTTGCCGCCCGATTCGCATCGGGAAATCAACGCGCTGCAGCGGTCGGCAATCATCGTTCTGCAGAAATCGCTGAAAGAGGGTTTTGGTCTCACCGTCACCGAAGCTTTGTGGAAAGGCAAGCCCGTGATCGGCGGGGCCTCGGGCGGAATCGCCTTGCAAGTCCACGATTATCAGACCGGTTTCCTCGTCCACTCACCGGCCGGCGCCGCCTACCGCATCCGCTATCTGCTGCGCTACAACGACAAGCGGATGCGGATGGGGGACGTTGGCCACGAGTTCGTGCGCGAAAACTTTTTGCTGACGCGACATTTGCGCGACTATTTCTCGATGCTGCTCTGGCTCGATCATCCGGGCAGCGACGTAATCGCGGCATGAACCTGGCAGCGTATGTTCGGGAGGCGGAGCCCCATGGGCCGGCATGATTGCAGTTCGCGGCGAAGGCCAGTGAACGGTTCAGACTCGCGCCAGCACGGCGACGGGGAAGTCCTCGCATAATTCCGCCACGCGTAGGGCGCTGTGGGATTCGCGTAGGACGTCCGTAAGCACATCCTGGAAAGTCCCCACGATGTCGCTGGGAAGCTCGACGGTCGTATTTCCCCAAACGGCGGAGCCGCAGGGAACAAGCGGCGACACATCGTAATTGCTGTCGAGGCCGATCAGCCGAGCCACAAGTCGCGGCACGACGATAATTACACCTTGCGAAGAATCCGGCGAATTCTCCTCTGCCAACCGGGCGAACGCCACCACATGCTCGGCCTTTTCGCCCGCCACATGTAGCGGCACGTAGCGATGCGAAGAGGCAAAGAGTTGAGCGAAGCGCCGCCGCGTGTCCAGCAATCGCCAGGTGACGAAAAGCTTTGTGCGCGGATCGGCCAGATTCGAGGTCAGCTCGCGGGCCGTGGCGCGCAGACCCGCTTCCTGAACCATGCACTCCAATTCACTCAATAATCGTCCGTGCGCCGAGAAATCGACGGGCACGCGATTATCGGGGTCGACCAGGCGAAACGCCCAGCATTCCTGCCCTTGATAAATGTCGGGAAAACCTGGTGATGTTAGCCGCAGTACCAACTCGGCCAGCGCATTCACCAACCCGAGGGTCGCCACTGGCCTTTGCCAGGCCCGCAAATCGGCAAGGAAGCGATTTTCTTTGCGGGTGTCCAACACCGTGGTCACAAAATCGCGCATGGCCCGATCGTACGGCTGATTCGGGTTGATCCAACTGGTGCGCTCCTTGGCTTCATGGCCGGCTTTGTCCATGTATTGGCACATGCGCTCGGTCAGAACCTGCCGCTCATACTCGTCGTTAAGGGGCCAGATGCCGACCAGGCTCTGATAGAAGTGATATTCGTCTCTCCGGCTGGGAGCCGGTTGTCCATCGATCTCGCTGCGGCGGCGGCGATTCAATCGCATCCAGCGCTGTACCGCCGCGCGCCACAAGCGAGGAACTTCGGCCAGTACGTTCAAGCGTGCCCGCACGTCCTCGCTTCGCTTCGTATCATGCGTCGACGAACCGAGCATGGCGTGCGCGTAATGTCTGGCTCGCTGCTGGTTCCAGTCGTGGAACTCTGCTGGCCTTACCACCGGCGTTTCGGGCCTGTTGCCGACTTCATTCACCGACAAGAGCGGCCCATAGAGGTAAAACGCGGTATCTTCGATCCCCTTGGCCATGACGGGACTAGTGACCTGCTGAAACCGACCGGCGAACAGCTCGCGCTGGTGAATCGCTTCGGGACTCAAGCCCGTCGGATGCTCCAGTAGCAGGACATCGCACACGAAATCGAACACACTGGCGTCAATCGCCGGATTGCGTCGCTTGGCCATGGCGGCGGCCATGGCGACGAAATGCCGGTCCCGATCCGAAACTCCCCAGGGACCGGGATAGATCCGATAAACGGGAAAGCACACCAGGATTTCGCGCAAGGCCAGCCGCAGCATGTTCAGCGTGAAGTCGCGCGTCCGACGATGCTGCTCGGAGATGCGATTCAGGCGATGCGCCAGCATCTGCAACTCGCCCGCCATCGCCACGCTCAGGATCAGCTTTTTGCTGTCTTGCGCGACCTTTTCGAAAGGCGTCGGATCGTTGATAACCCGGGCGTAATCGCGCTTGAGCTGCCGCCAACCATCGTCGGGCAGAAACAATCCGTCGCTCATTTGCAAAAAATCGTATCCGGTCGTGCCGGCGACAGGCCACGTTTCGGGCAGGGGCTCGTGCGGCCCCAATATCTTTTCCACGACCACGAACAGCGGAATGTCGCCGTTCCCACCGGCGGTGGACGGGGAAACTTGGATCGGTTCGCCCACCAAATCCGCTTCGGACGGAAGCTCGGCCGTCGGTCCAAGGATCGCGCGCCAATCTTCACCACGCGGAGCCGGAATGCCGAGTTGCTGACATACGGCAAGAATGACCGGCACGCTGGTCTCCGGTCCGCTGCCGAGCGGCGCCGAGGGGGGCTTTGGCGCTGATGGGCTAGCGCCATTGCTCGGTGGTGGCTTGCTCGCGTTGCTGGCATGCACGCTCGCTAGAGGTTCGCCCGTTTCGTTGATCGCGCACTGAATCAACTCTGCCAGGTAACTCCACTGCAATCGCCACAAGTATTGTTCGGGCGCGTAAAGCCCGTCGATGTGGTCGATTCGTAATCCGGCGGCCGAACCTTCGGCTAGCAGGCGCATGACCAGGCGGTGGGTTTGATAGAACGCGTCGGGGTCCTCGATGCACAGCGCGGCGAGCTCATTGATGTCGAAAAAACGCCGATAGTTGACTTCGTCCCCGGCCGCCTTCCAGTTGCAGAGCCGGTAAACCTGTGCCGCGCACAACTGATCGAGCGCATCGTAGCTCGTCGGATTGCCGGCCATGCCGTTGATGCGACGAATGTTTCGATCGATGAAATCATGCACGGCAGGACAGCGATCTGCCAATTCGCGCAGCCGCCGTTTGATCACTTGCTTGTCGCGCTGCCGCTCGACCACTGCATCCGGATCGATCGTGGTCCGCGGCGGCAGATGATCAAGGGCTGTGAGAATGTTTTCATACTCGGCCAAAGTGTCGGGTTCATCGACTAAAGCCCCGCGCAACTCGTCAAGGTTTTGCGCAAGAACCAAGGGCGCCGTCTTAGGATCCAACGGCAGCCAACGATCGAAATAACGCAAGAACAGCCCGCCCGACTCATAGGCAACGGTCAATTCGCCGGACTCGAGCGAGTCGCCATATTGCCGGCCCAGCACGGGCAACAACACATGACCGTCGAGCTCTTGTCTTCCCGGTTGCCAATCGATGTCGAAGAATTTGGCGTATGGCGAGCTGGGCCCATTCTCGAGAATATCCGTCCACCACAGATTCTCGGCGTGCGTGCTCATATGATTGGGCACGACGTCCAGAAGCACCCCCATTTCGAACGTTCGCAACGCTGCCTGGAATTCGTCCCAACCTGTCCCGCCCCCCAACGCCGGGTCGAACTCTTGGTGATTGCACACGTCGTATCCGTGTGTGCTGCCCGGCCGCGCGTGCCAGACCGGCGAAGCGTAGACGTGCGAAATGCCGAGGGCATGCAGGTAGGGAACGACGGCAGCCGCATCCCGAAAACCGCATCCGTTGTGAAACTGGAGGCGGTACGTGGCGCGCGGCACGGCTTTCCGACGCTTAACAAGTTCGAGGACTCGCTCTGCAATCTGGTCGATGCGTGCATTGCTCCGCGGTGCGCCGACCTCTTCCTCGAAGGTCCCGGCCGCCGATGTCTCGAGGCGCGACAATGCTTCCGCGTCGCTAGAACCGCGCGATACCACGACAGAATCAATCTGATTCATGTTTACTGCCATTTAATGAATGGATTTCGCTGTGGTTCGCCAACGGCCGCACCGGACACAATCTGACCAGCGCTCTCGATTCGTTACAAAAAAAGCCTCGGCAGCGCGCAGCACGTGATCCTCATCGGGCAATTGGCACGCCGGGAAATCAGTACTTCCTCGATAAAGACGCAATACGAATGCCAAAATGACTTGCTCGCTCCCTGATCGGGGTAACCGCTGAGCCTGCGCGACCTCTCGGCGTGGCATACGTTTTGCGTCCGAGAGTGTGAAAGTTCGCTCAGACGGGGCAAACATCCTTGGCCCTCACGATGGAGCGCGAAGGCCGGAGGTAAGCGCAATGCCGAACGTGCTTGTGGTTGACGACGACCGCGCCGTCTTGCACATGGTCAGCCAGGCGTTTCGCGATTCACCGATTTCGGTGCTCACGGCGCAAACTGCTGAGCAGGCCCTGGCGCTGCTTGATCAACACCCGGACGTCGTGCTGTTGGACATCGTATTACGCGATTGCTCAGGGCTGGACCTGGTCCATAAGATTCGAGCTCGCGACGCGAAGCTGCCTGTCATCTTCATCACGGCCCGTGGCTCGAGCGACACGGCAATCGAAGCCATGAAGCTGGGCGCGTACGACTATTTGCTAAAGCCCCTGCATCTTCCCAAGTTGCGCGAGCTGGTCGATCGAGCCCTCAAGATTCGCAATTTGATGCAGGTTCCCGTGGAGTTGGAATTGGGCGATTCCAGCACTCCTGGTGGCGATGAGTTAATCGGCCGCAGCCCGCACATGCAGGAAGTTTTCAAGGCCATTGGCCGCGTTGCCCCGCAGGACGTCACCGTGCTGATTCACGGCGAGAGCGGGACTGGCAAGGAACTGGTGGCGCGGGCGATTTATCACCACGGCCGCCGAGCGGACAAACACTTCCTGGCGGTAAATTGCGCCGCGATTCCCGAAGCCCTGTTGGAAAGCGAGCTCTTCGGCCACGAAAAAGGCGCGTTCACCAGCGCCGATCAGCGCCGCATCGGCAAGTTCGAGCAGTGTTCGGGCGGGACGATTTTTCTCGACGAAGTGGGTGATATGTCGCCGCTCGTGCAGAGCAAGGTGTTGCGCGTGCTGCAGGAACAGCGCTTCGAGCGCGTGGGTGGCGGCGAGACGATTCAAACCGACGTGCGCATCATTGCCGCCACGAATCGTGATCTGAAGCATATGGCGCTCAACGGCAATTTTCGGGAAGACCTGTACTACCGCTTGAACGGGTTTTCCATCAAGTTGCCACCCCTGCGCGAACGCGGCGAAGATGTGCAACTGCTGATTTCGCGTTTCGTGCAGCGATTCGCGAAAGAGGTGGGTAAAGAAGTGCGCGGCCTGTCGGACGACGCGCAGGAGATCCTGACCCGCTATCCCTGGCCAGGCAACGTGCGCGAGTTGCAGGCGGTTTTGCGGCAGGCTCTGTTGCAAACGACGGGCCCCTTGATACTGCCCGAGTTTTTGCCGGAGGACGTACGTTATTACCAGGATCGAGGAGCCAGCGCGCCGCAGCCGTCAAGTGGAATGCCGGCCAGCGATTTGCAGTCGTTCGTCGATCATCAATTGCAAAAGAGATCGCACGATTTGTACGCCGAGACGATCGCCATGGTCGATCGCTATGTCCTGGCGCGCGTGTTAAAGCACACGCGCGGCAACCAATCGCAAGCGGCCAAATTGCTGGGCATCACCCGCGGCAGCCTCCGGAACAAGCTGCGATCCTTGCACATCGCCGTGGATGCGATTGTAACGGTGGACGAAGACACACCACGGGAATATGCGGCGGAAATACCCGCAGCGTCCTGACTCTGGCACGAAATGTGCCCGTTATTAGCAACGGAAATACGGGATCGCATCCGGAGGAGGAGAACAATCATGTTTCGCAAAGGCATTCTGGCCATCGCCACGTTCGTCGCTTTAATCGTCGGATTCTCGGCTGACATGCCGTCCGCCCAGGCCCGCCCGTGGCGCGGCTATTACGGCGGATACGGCGGCTATGGTCGTCGCGCCGCGTATTATCGCGGCTATTATCGCCCCTACGGCTATTACGGTCCGCGCGCTTACGGTTATGGCGCCTACTATCGTCCGTATCGTTATTGGTGGTGAGCGACGAGAGCGCCCGAGACCTCCGAAGACGACCATTTGAGAATAGGGCTTGCGCGATGGGAGTCGCGCCCGCCGGCACTACCGAGCGTGGTGCAGCGCGGGGCGCGACTCACTTTTTTTGCAGAAGACTTTTTTTCGCGACTGGCCGCGCGCCCCGGATGCTTAACGCGACAGGGCGCAGGGCGTCAGCCATTCTGATTCGACGGGCACCGTCGATTTTCGTTTTGCCACCCAGATTCCGTTGGCTCAAGCGAGTTGGCATGCGAAATGCAACTTCCTCCGTTGGCCAAGGAACGGAACTTCTTGGCCGAATCAAACGTCGCTGGTGGCGCCCGGATCAACGAACCGAAGGGGTGATGTATGGCTACCCTGCTGCTGATCGTCCTGGTCTTGCTAGTGATCGGTGCCGTGCCGGCCTGGCCGTACAACAACGGCTGGGGCTACTACCCATCGGGCAGCATCGGCGTGCTGGTGGCGATTGTATTGCTGCTCGCGTTGTTCGGGGCGATTCCCTGGAACTTCTATAACGCGTGGAACGTGCTGCTGTATTTGCATTACTCCGCGGCGCCGAAGGAAATGGGGGTTGCGCGGCGGCGCACACTAACCAAGGAGCGTGAATCATGAGACTCGTTCGACTGTTTTTCGTGTTGGCCCTCACGGGCGCGGCTCTCGTCGGCTGTGGCAAAGAAACTTCCGTCAAGAAGACAACGACGGTAACCACTCCTGAAGGGAAAACGACCGAAACGACCGAAACCACCGTGGATATGCACGGCAAGAATCCGCCTCCGGCACCGTAAACGCCCCGCCGCGGCAGCGTGCCTGGTCTTCACGGAAGAGGGCACGTTGCCGCGGCGTTTTCGTCTCAATCATTTACGGCGCCAATCCGAAGGAGACGCCATGATCCGCAAGCTCAGCAATGGCAGCTACCGGCTGTATTCGCGCAAGAAGGATCCGCATACCGGCAAACGTCGCAACCTCGGCACGTTTGGCAATCGGGCTGCGGCGGAGAAGCATGAACGTGAGGTGCAGTACTTCAAGCACCACTAAGTCGCGTGAGCCGCTCGAAAGTTGGCAGCGAGCCGTTCGCCCAGCACATCGACAATTCACGTACGGTGTGAACCGTGCGGTGTGGGCCATGAGAATTGCACAAGTCGCGCCGCTTTATGAAAGCGTTCCTCCCAAGCTCTACGGCGGCACCGAACGGGTGGTGTCGTTTCTCACCGAAGGGCTCGTGCGGCAAGGTCACGATGTAACCTTGTTCGCCAGCGGCGACTCAACAACCGCGGCCCGGCTCGTGCCGGTAACGCCTCATTCATTGCGGCTCGACGAGTCGTGCATTGATCGGCTGGCGCATCACGTCCTGATGGTGGAACAGGTCGTGAAGCGCTCCGGCGAATTCGACGTCATTCACTTTCATATCGACTATCTGCACTACCCGGTCTCGCGGCGGGCGAATGTTCCACAGGTAACAACACTGCACGGGCGCCTGGACATTCCGGACCTGGTGCCGCTGTATCGCGAATTCACAGATATGCCGGTCGTATCCATTTCCAATGACCAAAGGCGGCCTCTGCCCGATGCTGCCTGGCAGGCCACGATTCATCACGGCCTGCCCAGCGACCTTCTCGACTTCCACCCACACCCGGACGATTATCTGGCATTTTTGGGGCGCATTTCGAGAGAAAAACGTCCGGACCGCGCCATCGAGATTGCCAAGCGCGCCGGCATGCGGTTGAAAATCGCCGCCAAGGTCGACGATGCCGATCGAGAATACTTCGATCGCGAAATCGAGCCCCTGCTCGGCCAGGCGCATGTCGAGTTCGTCGGCGAAATCAACGAGCAGCAGAAGAACAACTTTCTAGGCCGCGCCCGCGGGCTGCTGTTTCCCATCGATTGGCCCGAGCCGTTCGGGCTGGTCATGATCGAATCGATGGCCTGCGGCACGCCGGTCGTCGCTTTCCCCTGTGGCGCCGTGCCCGAGGTCATCGACGAGGGAATCACCGGCTGCCTCTGTGACAGTATCGACTCGGCCGTGGCCTGCGTAGGTCGGCTGGCGAATTGGGACCGTCGCGCCTGCCGCGCGAAGTTCGAAGAACGATTTACGATCGAGCGCGTGGCGCGGCAGTACGTCGATGTTTTCAAGACCCTCGTATGCCGAAGAAACGCCCATGGATGACATCATCGAGGTCAACAACGAGTATTACATCCTCGCGACGTCGTCGCGTATCGATGACCATGCGCGAGTGCTCAAGCACGACGATCTGTTTGCCGTTTTCGACCAATATGGCGATATACAACCGCTGGGGCTGGGCGAAGAAGGGCTGTATTTCGAAGGGACACGTTTTCTCAACGGCTGCAAGCTGACGCTGAACGGACGCCAGCCGTTGCTACTTAGCTCGACCGTCATGGAGAACAATACTCTCTTGACGGTGGACCTGACGAACCCCGACCTGAAGGCCGCCGATACCGTCGTCTTCCCGCGCGAGACGGTACACATTCTGCGAGAGTGCTTTCTCTGGCGGTCGACGTGTTATCTCAGGCTGCGCGTGCGCAACTACGCGCTGCACGACGTGCAGTTGTCGCTACGGCTGTCGCTCGATGCCGATTTCGTCGACATCTTCGAGGTCCGCGGCACGAAGCGCGCCGAGCGCGGGCGCCGCTGTGATCCGGCCGTCGAACCCGATCGGCTGGTACTCGCCTATCGCGGTCTGGATGACGTACTGCGCCGCACGGTCATTCGCTTTTCGCCCGCGCCCGATCGTTTGAATGCCACGGCGGCATGGTTTGACGTACACCTGGCGGCCAACGAAGAGCGCGCCTATGAGATCGCCATCGAATGCCGCGCGCAAGAAGGGCTTGCGACCGTGCCCTTCGAGAAAGCGGTCGTAAACGCCCGGCAGCTAACCGCCGACGCGCGGCGTGGCGACGCCGTGATCGACACGACCGACGCCCTGTTCAACGCCTGGCTTACGCGTTCGGCGGCCGACCTGCACATGATGGCGACAACCACCGACGACGGCCCTTACCCTTATGCCGGCGTCCCCTGGTTCAGTACGATCTTCGGGCGCGACGGAATCATCACGGCCCTTGAGTACCTGTGGATCAATCCGGATATGGCCCGCGCGGTGCTCTCGTACCTGGCCAAGAATCAGGCGACCGAGGTCATTCCCCAGCAGGATGCCGAGCCGGGCAAAATCTTGCACGAGACGCGCCGCGGCGAAATGGCGGCGCTCGGCGAAATCCCCTTCGGAAAATACTACGGCAGCGTCGACGCCACTCCCTTGTTTGTCATCTTGGCGGGCGCTTACTACGAGCGGACCGCCGACCTCGAATTCGTCGCCGCGCTATGGCCGAACGTCCAGCGCGCCTTGGCCTGGATCGATGATTACGGCGACCAGGATGGCGACGGCTTCGTCGAATACGCGCGGCAGTCGCCCAATGGCCTGGTATCGCAAGGTTGGAAGGACTCGGTCGACGCCGTCTTTCACGCCGATGGCTCGCTGGCGGCGGCCCCCTTGGCCCTGGCCGAGGTGCAGGGCTATGTCTATGCGGCCCGACTGGCCGCCGCGCGGCTGGCCGAGGCGCTCGGCGACACCCCACGCGCCGACGAGCTGCGCACAACCGCCGCGCGCTTGCGTCGAGACTTCGACCAGGCCTTCTGGTGCGACGAGCTGGCGACCTACGCCCTCGCGATCGATGCCGACAAGCAGCCGTGCCGCGTCCGCGCCTCGAACGCCGGACAGTGCCTGTTTTCCGGGATCGCTCGCCCCGAGCGCGCACCGCGCTTGGCGCAGACGCTGCTCGACGGGACGTCGTTCTCCGGCTGGGGAATTCGCACCGTGGCGACTGGTGAGAAGCGATTCAATCCCATGGCCTATCACAACGGCTCGATCTGGCCCCACGACAATGCGCTCATTGCCCACGGGCTTTCCCGCTACGGATTGCAGCGTGCGGCGCTCGAGATTCTGCGCGGCTTGTTCGACGCCAGCACGTATTTCGAGCTGCGCCGCACGCCTGAACTGTTTTGCGGCTTCCCGCGCCGTAACGGCGAGGGACCCACGCTCTATCCGGTCGCCTGCTCGCCGCAATCCTGGGCCGCGGCCGCGGTGTTCTACATCTTGCAGTCCTGCCTGGGCTTGACCATCGACGCGCCCCGCCGGCAGGTGCGCTTCACGCGACCGGTGCTGCCCGAGTCGCTCAGTTGCGTCACGATCAAGAATCTCCGCGTGCGCGACGCCGTTGCCGATCTGGTGCTGGATCGCTACTCACACGACGTGGGCATCAGCGTGACGCGCAAAGAGGGCGCCCTGGAGATCGTGGCGATCAAGTGACGCGCCCACGATGGCTGGCCAGTGGCTGCTCGCCAGCCAGGTGGATGACGGTCAGCGGCATTTTCCCACGGAAAAACACCGCTTTTTCACGTTTGACCGAGCCCTTCCGATTCCTGGCACACCAATTGCATTTGCAGGGCTCGCAGCGTTCCGCTTGGCCGTTGCGCAATCCGAGCGAAGCGCAGTAGTTCAAAAACCATCAAAGATAATTCTGAATGCGGAGAACGACCATGGAACCGATGAGCAGTCTGGTACTTGTAGGCGCCGCTGGTTATTCGCTTGTGTATCTGCTGGCGGGCGGAGGCGTAGGGGGAGCGATCGTGATCTTCATCATCGCCAAGCTGCTCGGCCGGTAAACGGCTGCCATGAAGCGCGATTCCTCGAACCTTGCATTTCGGGGCCGAGCTGGACGAGTCCGAAGGACGTTCGCGAGCTGCGAAGGTCCACCGGCCGTCAGGCCGGCCCTTTTCTCTGCGCGTCGAAGAACATGGAGCCGGAGTGGCCGGGTATCAGCTGGCGCTGGCATCCATTGTGCCAGCTAGATGTGAAGTGCTTGCGATGCCCGGACGGCAGCGCGCCTACGATCCCTTGATTTTCGCCAGGGCCTCTTCGGCGACCTTCTTCACTTCGGGATCCTTGTCCTTGGCCAGCTTCTCGAGCGCGGGAATGGCTTCCTTGGCCGCTGGGCCGATCTCCTTCAAACGATTGGCAGCCGTCACGCGGATATCGGGAATGAAGCTCACCCGCTTCTTGGGGCCCGCCACCTGCGAGGTCAATAGCTTGATGTCTTCCGGCGTGGCAGGGTTCATTGGCGGCGCCACGATTTTCCGCTTGCAGCCCCCGACGAATACGACGGTCAAGAGCAGGGCGACGCAACCGGCGGCACGCAAAGAAACGGCAAATGGCTTGGTCGACGACATGATAGTTCGAGATTTCCCTTCGTTCGTGGGCACTTCAGTTTGAACGGTCCAGGCTTTGTTAGGTCGCTGCCCTGTTAGGGGCTCTGCCCTGGTAGATTTCTGGCCAGCTAGATCCCTGCCCCGTTAGCGAGGAGGCATCTCATGGGCCAACCTGGTTGCTCCGCACCGTGGAGCAAAAGTCCTTTGCACAGCCGCAGGTGTAAATCCCCGGGCATTTTTGCTTGTTGTAAAAGCATCCTCCCGTTCCGGCCGGCTGCCGAAA of the Pirellulales bacterium genome contains:
- a CDS encoding DUF5752 family protein, which produces MSHEFVVEDCSLVRCATGRACYNLRELLDAMRSMHTMVLEHHLMRCALEDHFELYEFPNDLARWCWDALGDRELAEELALLNPYARQSIEGARAEVVDVLEDHLWALERVPWCRPGLELHLVESRLVAFDTGERFSTLAGLVEALPRMSRRSLFYHVHEAYRRKNVDDFSTWLAKIEAPEELVHRVRKIDFYFLNLNQLREQLLEHLCAFLAEPKAILGGAA
- a CDS encoding glycosyltransferase translates to MSLLTRYEEVVGRYEIERLRRLGSRLAGKRIVHVNSTRQGGGVAEILGWMIPLMVELGIDTRWEVLQGTADFYRVTKAFHNGMQGLPVNLRAADYQLHMDINEANARRLDLQADVVFVHDPQPIFLPHFTPPGKVGRWVWRCHIDASRPHRGVWKHLSQAVVDYEATIFSMASFTRPIHRPMFLIPPSIDPLAVKNLPMDDAERIAILERLGIHPERPMLLQVSRFDRFKDPLGVIEAFRLVKPSHPELQLVLVGGPADDDPEGAEVLAEVMDRAGDDPDLHVLLLPPDSHREINALQRSAIIVLQKSLKEGFGLTVTEALWKGKPVIGGASGGIALQVHDYQTGFLVHSPAGAAYRIRYLLRYNDKRMRMGDVGHEFVRENFLLTRHLRDYFSMLLWLDHPGSDVIAA
- the treY gene encoding malto-oligosyltrehalose synthase, which codes for MNQIDSVVVSRGSSDAEALSRLETSAAGTFEEEVGAPRSNARIDQIAERVLELVKRRKAVPRATYRLQFHNGCGFRDAAAVVPYLHALGISHVYASPVWHARPGSTHGYDVCNHQEFDPALGGGTGWDEFQAALRTFEMGVLLDVVPNHMSTHAENLWWTDILENGPSSPYAKFFDIDWQPGRQELDGHVLLPVLGRQYGDSLESGELTVAYESGGLFLRYFDRWLPLDPKTAPLVLAQNLDELRGALVDEPDTLAEYENILTALDHLPPRTTIDPDAVVERQRDKQVIKRRLRELADRCPAVHDFIDRNIRRINGMAGNPTSYDALDQLCAAQVYRLCNWKAAGDEVNYRRFFDINELAALCIEDPDAFYQTHRLVMRLLAEGSAAGLRIDHIDGLYAPEQYLWRLQWSYLAELIQCAINETGEPLASVHASNASKPPPSNGASPSAPKPPSAPLGSGPETSVPVILAVCQQLGIPAPRGEDWRAILGPTAELPSEADLVGEPIQVSPSTAGGNGDIPLFVVVEKILGPHEPLPETWPVAGTTGYDFLQMSDGLFLPDDGWRQLKRDYARVINDPTPFEKVAQDSKKLILSVAMAGELQMLAHRLNRISEQHRRTRDFTLNMLRLALREILVCFPVYRIYPGPWGVSDRDRHFVAMAAAMAKRRNPAIDASVFDFVCDVLLLEHPTGLSPEAIHQRELFAGRFQQVTSPVMAKGIEDTAFYLYGPLLSVNEVGNRPETPVVRPAEFHDWNQQRARHYAHAMLGSSTHDTKRSEDVRARLNVLAEVPRLWRAAVQRWMRLNRRRRSEIDGQPAPSRRDEYHFYQSLVGIWPLNDEYERQVLTERMCQYMDKAGHEAKERTSWINPNQPYDRAMRDFVTTVLDTRKENRFLADLRAWQRPVATLGLVNALAELVLRLTSPGFPDIYQGQECWAFRLVDPDNRVPVDFSAHGRLLSELECMVQEAGLRATARELTSNLADPRTKLFVTWRLLDTRRRFAQLFASSHRYVPLHVAGEKAEHVVAFARLAEENSPDSSQGVIIVVPRLVARLIGLDSNYDVSPLVPCGSAVWGNTTVELPSDIVGTFQDVLTDVLRESHSALRVAELCEDFPVAVLARV
- a CDS encoding sigma-54 dependent transcriptional regulator, which gives rise to MPNVLVVDDDRAVLHMVSQAFRDSPISVLTAQTAEQALALLDQHPDVVLLDIVLRDCSGLDLVHKIRARDAKLPVIFITARGSSDTAIEAMKLGAYDYLLKPLHLPKLRELVDRALKIRNLMQVPVELELGDSSTPGGDELIGRSPHMQEVFKAIGRVAPQDVTVLIHGESGTGKELVARAIYHHGRRADKHFLAVNCAAIPEALLESELFGHEKGAFTSADQRRIGKFEQCSGGTIFLDEVGDMSPLVQSKVLRVLQEQRFERVGGGETIQTDVRIIAATNRDLKHMALNGNFREDLYYRLNGFSIKLPPLRERGEDVQLLISRFVQRFAKEVGKEVRGLSDDAQEILTRYPWPGNVRELQAVLRQALLQTTGPLILPEFLPEDVRYYQDRGASAPQPSSGMPASDLQSFVDHQLQKRSHDLYAETIAMVDRYVLARVLKHTRGNQSQAAKLLGITRGSLRNKLRSLHIAVDAIVTVDEDTPREYAAEIPAAS
- a CDS encoding DUF3309 domain-containing protein, which gives rise to MATLLLIVLVLLVIGAVPAWPYNNGWGYYPSGSIGVLVAIVLLLALFGAIPWNFYNAWNVLLYLHYSAAPKEMGVARRRTLTKERES
- a CDS encoding glycosyltransferase family 4 protein — its product is MRIAQVAPLYESVPPKLYGGTERVVSFLTEGLVRQGHDVTLFASGDSTTAARLVPVTPHSLRLDESCIDRLAHHVLMVEQVVKRSGEFDVIHFHIDYLHYPVSRRANVPQVTTLHGRLDIPDLVPLYREFTDMPVVSISNDQRRPLPDAAWQATIHHGLPSDLLDFHPHPDDYLAFLGRISREKRPDRAIEIAKRAGMRLKIAAKVDDADREYFDREIEPLLGQAHVEFVGEINEQQKNNFLGRARGLLFPIDWPEPFGLVMIESMACGTPVVAFPCGAVPEVIDEGITGCLCDSIDSAVACVGRLANWDRRACRAKFEERFTIERVARQYVDVFKTLVCRRNAHG